One genomic segment of Bradyrhizobium prioriisuperbiae includes these proteins:
- a CDS encoding glycosyltransferase family 1 protein, producing MRVLIATDAWHPQINGVVRSLEHLAREAPSLGAEVVFLSPNDFRTMPLPGYREIRLALARPAAVRRAIARVRPDAVHIATEGPIGWITRRVCRDESYPFTTSYHTRFPEYLAARFPVPLSWSYAVLRRFHNGGMGTMVSSPTLERDLKAHGFRNLLPWTRGVDANVFCPRPDRPLAFSNPVFLFVGRLAVEKNLESFLRLDLPGSKVVVGDGPLRGALTAKFPDVHFLGVRTGAALADVYASADVFVFPSLTDTFGIVLLEALACGLPIAAFPVMGPRDVIGESECGCLDRDLRRAALQALCIPRDRCRAHALTFSWQHSVRQFLDNVATASPSVRAGA from the coding sequence ATGCGTGTGCTGATCGCGACCGACGCCTGGCACCCGCAGATCAACGGGGTCGTGCGCTCTCTGGAGCACCTTGCCCGCGAGGCGCCGTCGCTCGGCGCAGAGGTGGTCTTCCTCTCGCCGAACGACTTCCGGACGATGCCGTTGCCGGGATACCGGGAAATTCGGCTTGCGCTGGCCCGGCCCGCCGCGGTCAGGCGGGCGATCGCGCGCGTGAGACCCGATGCGGTGCACATCGCGACCGAAGGTCCGATTGGATGGATCACGCGGCGTGTCTGCCGCGATGAAAGCTACCCGTTTACGACGAGCTACCACACGCGCTTTCCCGAATATCTGGCAGCCCGGTTTCCGGTCCCGCTGAGCTGGAGCTATGCCGTGCTGCGCCGGTTTCACAATGGCGGGATGGGGACTATGGTCAGTTCACCGACGCTGGAACGGGATCTGAAGGCGCATGGTTTCCGCAATCTGCTGCCATGGACGCGCGGCGTCGACGCCAACGTGTTCTGTCCTCGCCCCGATCGGCCGCTTGCGTTTTCCAACCCGGTATTCCTGTTTGTCGGGCGTCTCGCGGTCGAAAAGAATCTCGAAAGTTTCCTGCGGCTTGATCTGCCGGGGTCGAAAGTTGTCGTCGGTGACGGGCCGCTGCGCGGGGCTCTCACTGCGAAATTCCCGGATGTGCATTTTCTCGGCGTGCGGACCGGGGCGGCGCTGGCCGATGTCTATGCATCGGCCGACGTGTTCGTGTTTCCAAGCCTGACCGATACCTTCGGGATCGTGCTTCTTGAAGCCTTGGCTTGCGGACTGCCGATCGCCGCATTTCCGGTGATGGGGCCGCGCGACGTGATTGGCGAATCGGAATGCGGCTGTCTTGACCGGGATCTGCGTCGTGCCGCGCTCCAGGCTCTGTGCATTCCCCGCGACAGGTGCCGCGCCCACGCCCTGACGTTCAGCTGGCAGCACAGCGTACGGCAGTTTCTTGACAACGTTGCAACGGCGTCGCCCAGCGTACGCGCCGGTGCCTGA
- a CDS encoding LysR substrate-binding domain-containing protein: MTRGVYASPSFLARNDVPENVDDFARFDCVVTGHQRAEGVWNFRSSHSANSPGANSHGAKLIDVTGRITVNHIGVARELVIGGVGLGILPNIMCQNDIRAKRLVRVLTDWESPSLQVSATFLGKRKESQRLRAFLDFMERHLKIEGAPGRPLAAASHISATGKI, from the coding sequence ATCACCCGCGGCGTCTACGCCAGCCCATCATTTCTCGCGCGCAATGACGTTCCCGAGAATGTCGACGACTTCGCGCGATTCGACTGCGTCGTCACTGGGCATCAGCGCGCCGAGGGCGTGTGGAATTTTCGCAGCAGCCATAGCGCCAACAGTCCTGGCGCCAACAGCCACGGCGCCAAACTCATCGACGTGACCGGCCGCATCACCGTCAATCACATCGGGGTTGCGCGCGAACTGGTGATCGGCGGCGTCGGCCTTGGCATCCTGCCGAATATCATGTGCCAGAACGATATCAGGGCGAAACGGCTGGTGCGGGTGCTGACCGATTGGGAAAGCCCGTCGCTGCAGGTCAGCGCCACGTTCCTCGGCAAGCGCAAGGAGTCGCAGCGGCTGCGCGCGTTTCTCGATTTCATGGAGCGGCATCTGAAGATCGAGGGAGCCCCCGGGCGTCCGCTTGCGGCGGCGTCGCACATCTCTGCGACCGGGAAAATCTGA
- a CDS encoding response regulator transcription factor, with translation MRILLVEDQPDMASALRVALTHHDMIIDHAPDLSEAEIIAADGNYDAVVLDRRLPDGDGLSIIPKLRASGNTVPILVLTARGDLEDRIAGLNSGADDYLAKPFSFEELLARLRAILRRPASVQSDIVRIGRLSFDLTHREASVDGKPLEFPRRELLVLETLIRRMGRMVQRSSMMEAVYGIDDDVQPNALDTHVSRLRRKLAEAEAGVTINGVRGLGYLLRETP, from the coding sequence ATGCGGATATTGCTGGTGGAGGATCAGCCGGACATGGCCTCAGCGCTGCGGGTCGCCCTCACCCACCACGACATGATCATCGACCACGCCCCCGATCTGTCCGAGGCGGAAATCATCGCTGCAGACGGCAATTATGATGCCGTTGTGCTCGACCGCCGGCTGCCGGACGGCGACGGCCTGTCCATCATTCCCAAGCTGCGCGCCAGCGGCAATACCGTGCCGATCCTGGTGCTCACTGCGCGCGGCGATCTGGAAGATCGAATCGCCGGCCTCAACAGCGGCGCCGACGATTACCTCGCGAAGCCATTTTCCTTCGAGGAATTGCTGGCCAGGCTGCGCGCCATCTTGCGCCGCCCGGCCAGTGTCCAATCCGACATCGTCCGGATCGGACGTCTCTCATTCGACCTGACCCATCGCGAAGCCAGCGTCGATGGCAAGCCTCTGGAATTCCCGCGCCGCGAATTGCTGGTGCTGGAAACGCTGATACGCCGCATGGGGCGCATGGTGCAGCGCTCATCCATGATGGAAGCGGTCTATGGCATCGACGACGACGTCCAGCCCAACGCCCTGGACACGCATGTCTCGCGGTTGCGTCGCAAGCTTGCGGAGGCTGAAGCCGGCGTGACCATCAATGGCGTCCGCGGGCTCGGATATCTGTTGCGTGAAACACCGTGA
- a CDS encoding DedA family protein gives METSNTITILLSFGLVGIGCLAIVEKFVPLIPSYVLLMCLGMAVPDGVTLILTILATTAGSVIGALGWYGLGSMLGSRRIEDLVARFGKYVFLRPSLYARLVNAYRNNHFWVTLIGQTLPTARVYLALPAGVLRLEPWAFLAATSLGTLIWNMPFLSLGYALRDSGHDPVGVGFWVAMALVGAELALLVGLRFWRKFISQSTRAIAGNHH, from the coding sequence ATGGAAACGTCGAACACCATCACGATCCTGTTGAGTTTCGGCCTCGTCGGCATCGGCTGTCTGGCCATCGTCGAGAAGTTCGTGCCGCTGATCCCGTCCTATGTGCTGCTGATGTGTCTTGGCATGGCAGTGCCCGATGGCGTGACGCTCATCCTGACGATCCTGGCGACCACGGCCGGCTCCGTCATCGGAGCTCTTGGTTGGTACGGTCTCGGCAGCATGCTGGGGTCGCGGCGAATCGAGGATCTGGTCGCGCGTTTCGGAAAGTATGTCTTCCTTCGACCGTCGCTGTATGCCCGGTTGGTCAACGCCTACCGCAACAATCATTTCTGGGTCACGCTGATCGGCCAGACGTTGCCGACCGCGCGCGTGTATCTGGCTCTGCCCGCCGGGGTGCTCAGGCTCGAGCCGTGGGCGTTTCTGGCGGCGACATCCCTGGGCACGCTGATCTGGAACATGCCGTTCCTCAGTCTGGGATACGCACTGCGCGACAGCGGCCACGATCCGGTTGGCGTCGGCTTCTGGGTGGCGATGGCGCTCGTCGGCGCGGAGCTCGCACTGCTGGTCGGGCTTCGATTCTGGCGGAAATTCATCTCGCAGTCGACCCGCGCGATTGCAGGCAATCATCATTGA
- a CDS encoding UDP-2,3-diacylglucosamine diphosphatase has protein sequence MQASVAPQSDVVKVKTLFISDAHLGTRGCQAERLLEFLRCHDAETLFLVGDIIDGWRLNSGWYWPKDHNDVVLELVHQARSGKRLVYVAGNHDECLRSYAASYVGGVEVVDRAIHTGIDGRDYLIIHGDHFDVVVRHARWLALVGDLAYRAALMSNAGLNGIRRRLGLAYWSFSAWAKSGVKRAVNHIGCFEEVLSDEAKRYDVQGVICGHIHHAIMHDDFGVRYINTGDWVESCSGVVEHYDGRFELIQWMGARSRPAPVETQRPLAEAAA, from the coding sequence ATGCAGGCATCCGTGGCGCCGCAAAGCGATGTCGTCAAGGTGAAAACCCTCTTCATTTCCGACGCACATCTGGGAACCAGAGGATGCCAGGCAGAGCGGTTACTCGAGTTCCTGCGTTGTCACGACGCGGAAACGCTATTCCTGGTCGGCGACATCATCGACGGATGGCGCCTGAATTCGGGCTGGTATTGGCCGAAGGATCACAATGACGTTGTGTTGGAACTGGTGCATCAGGCGCGCAGCGGCAAACGCCTGGTCTATGTGGCCGGCAATCACGACGAATGTCTCCGCAGCTATGCGGCTTCGTATGTCGGCGGCGTGGAGGTGGTGGATCGCGCGATCCATACCGGCATTGACGGACGCGATTATCTGATCATTCACGGAGACCATTTCGATGTGGTGGTGCGCCATGCCCGCTGGCTTGCTCTGGTTGGCGACCTGGCCTATCGAGCCGCGCTCATGTCCAACGCCGGCCTCAACGGCATTCGACGGCGACTGGGGCTAGCCTACTGGTCGTTCTCGGCGTGGGCAAAATCGGGCGTCAAGAGGGCCGTCAATCACATCGGTTGTTTCGAGGAGGTGCTGTCCGACGAAGCGAAGCGTTACGACGTTCAGGGTGTGATCTGCGGCCACATTCACCACGCGATCATGCACGACGATTTCGGGGTGCGCTACATCAACACCGGCGATTGGGTGGAATCCTGCTCCGGCGTGGTCGAGCACTACGATGGCCGATTCGAACTGATCCAGTGGATGGGCGCGCGGTCGCGGCCGGCGCCAGTCGAAACGCAGCGGCCGCTGGCCGAGGCGGCCGCCTGA
- a CDS encoding class I SAM-dependent methyltransferase, protein MPLADVLPFFFAWVRSPLGVAAVAPSGPAVSALMTQEISARTGPVIELGPGTGPFTTALLERGVREQDLTLVEYGSDFLPLLQTRFPRARVLWMDAAWLGRYQLFEEASVGAVISGLGMLTMPHPKVFAILKAAFDYLRPGAAFYQITYGPRCPVPDAILERLDLEAVRIGQTFRNVPPASVYRIARRKPAVG, encoded by the coding sequence ATGCCTCTCGCCGACGTCTTGCCGTTCTTCTTTGCCTGGGTGCGCAGTCCGCTGGGTGTCGCGGCGGTTGCGCCGTCGGGGCCAGCTGTTTCGGCCCTGATGACCCAGGAGATCAGCGCGCGAACCGGTCCTGTCATCGAGCTTGGTCCGGGAACGGGGCCTTTCACCACCGCGCTGCTGGAGCGCGGGGTGCGCGAGCAGGATCTGACGTTGGTCGAATACGGTTCGGATTTCCTGCCGCTGCTGCAAACGCGGTTTCCGCGGGCCCGCGTGCTCTGGATGGATGCGGCGTGGCTCGGCAGATACCAGTTGTTCGAGGAGGCTTCGGTTGGCGCAGTGATCAGCGGGCTCGGGATGCTCACGATGCCGCACCCCAAGGTCTTCGCAATTCTCAAGGCAGCGTTCGATTATCTGCGTCCCGGGGCTGCATTCTACCAGATCACCTATGGTCCGCGCTGCCCGGTCCCGGACGCGATCCTTGAGCGCCTTGATCTTGAAGCCGTTCGCATAGGACAGACGTTCCGCAACGTGCCTCCGGCATCGGTGTACCGCATTGCCCGGCGCAAGCCGGCGGTGGGGTGA
- a CDS encoding sensor histidine kinase, with translation MQPRSLKWRLVGRLASLQAIILTLLILLVILIAAGLWRSGLLVDDYEGSTLDVLRDAIERDAGGGLALRQTPELSSLRSEFSDLWFVIRDQQGHHLSEGAVPPDFVPIAAALDHISDARLGWKAGEASPPAGLVKWVDTAAGKVQILTGTQGRMSVRKVIATAPLLFLNVILPIVVLMTLATLVATPFVVRRTLAGLGQTAAQAERIDIDRRGVQLSIEQVPVEIVPLVKAINDALARLDKGYERHKRFLADAAHELRTPIAILSTRVASLQPGPEKTRLLEDATRLSVMTGQLLDLQRLEQKTDQFVPIDLVGIARRVVLDLAPLAFAAGYEMSFEPGDEEIVVNGDQMSLERALTNLVQNAIDHGGRRGTISVRVEHAGSIEVCDEGDGIPLEQREQVFEPFYRLHQGGQGAGLGLDLVQKIMHVHTGTIEVRSGPSGGACLKMIFPRRSAPPVTAPHQPTPV, from the coding sequence CTGCAACCGCGCTCGCTGAAGTGGCGCCTCGTCGGACGACTGGCAAGCCTGCAGGCGATCATTCTGACGCTGCTCATTCTGCTGGTTATCCTGATTGCAGCGGGGTTGTGGCGAAGCGGCTTGCTGGTCGATGATTATGAGGGCAGCACCCTTGATGTTCTCAGAGACGCAATCGAGCGCGATGCAGGAGGCGGGCTGGCCCTGCGCCAGACACCAGAGCTTTCGAGCCTGCGATCGGAGTTCTCCGATCTCTGGTTCGTGATCCGGGACCAGCAAGGACATCATCTGTCGGAAGGCGCGGTACCGCCGGACTTTGTGCCGATCGCAGCGGCGCTCGACCACATCAGCGACGCCCGGCTCGGGTGGAAGGCGGGAGAAGCTTCGCCACCCGCCGGGCTTGTCAAATGGGTCGATACCGCCGCAGGGAAGGTCCAGATCCTGACCGGCACACAAGGGCGGATGTCTGTGCGCAAGGTCATCGCCACCGCGCCGCTGCTGTTTCTCAATGTGATTCTGCCGATCGTCGTGTTGATGACCCTTGCTACTCTGGTCGCGACACCATTCGTTGTTCGCCGGACCTTGGCGGGGCTTGGGCAAACCGCGGCGCAGGCGGAGCGGATCGATATCGACCGGCGTGGCGTGCAATTGTCGATCGAACAGGTTCCGGTCGAAATCGTCCCCCTGGTCAAGGCGATCAATGACGCCCTCGCTCGGCTCGATAAGGGCTATGAGCGCCACAAGCGCTTTCTGGCCGATGCAGCGCACGAGCTTCGGACACCGATCGCCATTCTGTCGACCCGTGTCGCCTCACTTCAACCGGGGCCCGAGAAAACGCGCCTGCTGGAAGACGCCACCCGTCTGTCGGTCATGACCGGCCAACTTCTCGACCTGCAGCGCCTCGAGCAGAAAACCGACCAGTTCGTTCCGATCGATCTCGTCGGCATCGCACGGCGGGTCGTCCTTGACCTTGCTCCCCTGGCCTTCGCCGCGGGCTACGAGATGTCCTTCGAACCGGGCGATGAGGAGATTGTCGTGAATGGCGACCAGATGTCGCTGGAACGCGCGTTGACCAATCTCGTTCAGAACGCCATCGATCATGGCGGTCGCCGCGGCACGATCTCGGTTCGCGTGGAGCACGCCGGTTCGATCGAGGTTTGCGACGAAGGCGACGGCATTCCGCTCGAACAACGCGAACAGGTGTTCGAGCCCTTCTATCGGCTTCATCAGGGCGGCCAGGGTGCGGGTCTCGGCCTTGATCTCGTGCAGAAGATCATGCACGTGCATACCGGCACTATCGAGGTCCGCAGCGGCCCCTCTGGGGGCGCCTGCCTGAAAATGATATTCCCGCGGCGCTCAGCGCCACCGGTCACAGCTCCACACCAGCCCACACCGGTATGA